The proteins below are encoded in one region of Sedimentibacter sp. zth1:
- a CDS encoding ABC transporter ATP-binding protein, whose product MNKRNGILTNCIIVCKDVVKFQGYKFIFMSLILIFLSIVTPFITTVLPSFAVYLLTNKFDLVNILVYIALYALIIMIFNLIIQKLSLVYKLKLIKYRLIKGRELDYKIMDTDYLNIDNPKNHVKISKASIAVYENYDIGFSALVFGAKDIIISGLSLILYAAITGSLNIFIIFLLILSPIINIIANNLKIKWIEKNKYIWDKYDTKLRYLKDESIMQKNGKDIRLYKIQNWFSDLFNNLLELRLYWSKKEYRNQLLVDITSRIVTLIQNIVVYGYLLYKVFNGMNIAAFMLYIGVISGIGNLISVTFDKYVYLSENNVYVNDYLDFYNIKDNTNRDKGIPIPHGVTHELEFKNMTFRYPETDKPIFDKINLSIKKGEKIAIVGENGAGKTTFVKLLCGLYQPDSGEILLDGINVNKFNIKNYYNEFSVVFQDVFAFAFSIAQNVACEIVDDIDNEKVYRCLELAGLKEKIDSLEKGINTHLLKELNDDGILLSGGELQKLMLARALYKDSKFVVLDEPTAALDPIAESEMYEKYNSLIRGKTSIFISHRLSSTRFCDRILFMKNGEIIESGTHNELMSLNGEYAKMFNIQAHYYQKEVKEDEEAF is encoded by the coding sequence GTGAACAAACGAAATGGAATATTAACAAACTGTATAATTGTATGTAAGGATGTAGTTAAGTTTCAAGGATATAAATTTATATTTATGTCGTTAATTTTAATTTTTTTATCAATTGTGACGCCTTTTATTACAACTGTACTTCCAAGTTTTGCGGTATATCTTTTAACAAATAAATTTGATTTAGTAAATATATTAGTTTATATAGCTTTGTATGCTTTAATAATTATGATTTTTAATCTAATCATACAAAAGCTTAGCTTAGTTTATAAATTAAAGCTTATAAAGTATAGATTGATAAAGGGCAGAGAGTTGGATTATAAAATTATGGATACAGATTATTTAAATATTGATAATCCTAAAAATCATGTAAAAATTAGTAAAGCATCTATAGCTGTGTATGAAAATTATGATATCGGTTTTTCAGCATTGGTATTTGGTGCAAAAGATATTATTATTAGTGGATTATCTTTAATTTTATATGCTGCTATAACAGGAAGCTTAAATATATTTATAATTTTTTTATTGATTTTGTCTCCAATAATAAATATCATTGCTAATAATTTAAAGATAAAGTGGATTGAAAAAAACAAGTATATTTGGGATAAATACGATACTAAATTAAGATATCTAAAAGACGAATCAATTATGCAGAAAAATGGAAAAGATATTAGACTATATAAAATACAAAACTGGTTTAGTGATTTATTTAATAATTTACTTGAATTAAGGTTGTATTGGAGTAAAAAAGAATATAGAAATCAGTTATTAGTTGATATTACAAGTAGAATTGTAACATTAATACAAAATATAGTTGTTTATGGATATCTACTGTACAAGGTTTTCAATGGTATGAACATAGCTGCATTTATGTTGTATATAGGTGTAATCTCTGGTATTGGCAACTTGATTAGTGTTACATTTGATAAGTACGTATACTTAAGTGAAAACAATGTATATGTAAATGATTATTTGGATTTTTATAATATAAAGGACAATACTAACAGGGATAAAGGTATACCAATACCACATGGTGTAACTCATGAATTAGAATTCAAAAACATGACATTTAGATATCCAGAAACAGATAAACCTATATTTGATAAAATAAATCTGTCTATCAAAAAAGGTGAAAAAATTGCAATAGTTGGTGAAAATGGAGCAGGTAAAACAACATTTGTTAAGCTTTTGTGCGGATTGTATCAACCCGATAGCGGAGAAATATTGTTAGATGGAATAAATGTAAATAAATTTAATATAAAAAATTATTATAATGAATTTTCTGTAGTTTTTCAGGATGTATTTGCATTTGCGTTTTCTATAGCTCAAAATGTTGCTTGTGAAATCGTTGATGATATTGATAATGAAAAAGTGTATAGATGTTTGGAGTTAGCAGGACTTAAGGAAAAAATAGATTCTCTTGAAAAAGGAATTAACACACATTTATTAAAAGAGCTTAATGATGATGGTATACTTCTTTCAGGAGGAGAGCTTCAAAAGCTTATGCTTGCAAGAGCACTTTATAAGGACAGTAAATTTGTTGTTTTAGATGAACCGACAGCAGCCTTAGATCCAATAGCAGAAAGTGAAATGTATGAGAAGTATAATTCATTAATCAGAGGCAAGACAAGTATATTTATTTCACACAGATTAAGTTCAACAAGATTTTGTGATAGAATTTTGTTTATGAAAAATGGTGAAATTATAGAATCAGGAACCCATAATGAATTGATGAGCTTAAATGGTGAGTAT
- a CDS encoding GNAT family N-acetyltransferase, with the protein MNIALIRPSIELKDKVIEYWDEFYSNGENFIDDTKDYEQKETYEDWLTRVTNDTSEKTVSKDWVVTDTFFAIRKSDNKIIGMTELRHSTDEIIKDFGQVGYDVRPSERNKGYATEMLKMLIVVAKEAQMNELYISVKKTNLPSIKVITNNDGIFEKSFEYYNQIVYVYKILL; encoded by the coding sequence ATGAACATAGCTCTGATAAGACCATCAATTGAATTAAAAGATAAGGTCATAGAATACTGGGATGAATTCTATTCAAACGGAGAGAATTTCATTGATGATACCAAAGACTATGAACAAAAAGAAACCTATGAAGACTGGTTAACAAGGGTTACAAATGACACTAGTGAAAAAACAGTCAGCAAAGATTGGGTAGTAACTGATACTTTTTTTGCAATCAGAAAAAGTGATAATAAAATTATAGGCATGACAGAATTAAGGCACTCTACTGATGAAATCATAAAAGATTTTGGACAAGTTGGCTATGACGTACGCCCATCAGAAAGGAATAAAGGATATGCTACCGAAATGCTCAAAATGTTGATTGTTGTTGCAAAAGAAGCCCAAATGAACGAATTATACATATCTGTTAAAAAAACGAACCTACCCTCAATAAAGGTTATAACAAATAACGATGGAATCTTTGAAAAAAGTTTTGAATATTATAATCAAATAGTTTATGTTTATAAAATTTTATTATAA
- a CDS encoding methyl-accepting chemotaxis protein produces the protein MKLFKDTSGKKEEIIKITNNADKVIRKSIEKISKTSNTISEINTEINNISNKADNLVCGADRQSENIVSIVTELDTICDYADNTLNKTTELSNNSKLTYEKVVQNREEIEYTINEFDQVKEDINNTSSVAQDLQKKVEYADSLVVAVEGITKQTKILSVNASIEAARAGVHGKGFGVVAEEIMKVSEQTANVNKKVDDIIKEIGKLSENMQNAMSISIDKIINQSTKLKKAVSEFNEIENATREYSENNMDLASNSRELNDKFYKIKERVNSISEIIKDNKKSTIDVTKSIKHELEHFDKLSSTIENVEDKMIESLQLTNKVSQHDNNIIIAGISPYPPYAMCTKDGDMIGIDCDIIKEAFKDTDIKVQFMMCTWDGSLKLLKNNLIDMITTVSCSKERESYMNFSKPYREKSKYLFYSLKKSDVSINSYDDLYKYKIGVQNFKYNSRFDTDDKLNKDNTAIDLDTIFKKLFKGQIDTIIANEYAANYYIKDSGLGEYLNVQKYCFTESNLDERMAFCKKPGIDQYVKIFDDNVEKMVLDGTIKKIESKYL, from the coding sequence ATGAAATTATTTAAAGACACTAGCGGAAAAAAAGAAGAAATCATAAAAATTACTAACAATGCAGATAAGGTTATTAGAAAAAGTATTGAAAAAATAAGTAAGACATCTAACACAATAAGTGAAATTAATACAGAAATAAACAACATAAGTAATAAGGCAGATAATTTAGTTTGTGGTGCTGATAGACAAAGTGAAAATATTGTTAGTATAGTTACAGAACTAGACACTATTTGTGATTATGCTGATAACACTTTAAATAAAACAACTGAACTCTCAAATAATTCAAAATTAACTTATGAAAAAGTTGTACAAAATAGAGAAGAGATAGAATATACCATAAATGAATTTGATCAAGTTAAAGAAGATATAAATAATACTAGCAGTGTTGCTCAGGATCTTCAAAAGAAGGTTGAATATGCAGATTCTTTGGTAGTAGCAGTGGAAGGAATAACAAAACAAACTAAAATTTTATCTGTAAATGCATCTATAGAGGCAGCAAGAGCTGGTGTTCATGGCAAAGGTTTTGGTGTAGTTGCGGAAGAGATTATGAAAGTTTCTGAGCAAACTGCAAATGTAAATAAAAAAGTTGATGACATTATCAAAGAAATAGGTAAGCTCTCAGAAAATATGCAAAATGCAATGAGCATTAGTATAGATAAGATAATTAACCAATCTACAAAGCTTAAAAAAGCTGTTTCAGAATTTAATGAAATTGAAAATGCAACAAGAGAATATTCGGAAAACAATATGGATTTGGCAAGCAATAGTAGAGAATTAAATGATAAATTTTATAAAATAAAAGAGAGGGTAAATAGTATTTCAGAAATAATTAAAGATAATAAAAAATCAACTATCGATGTAACAAAATCTATTAAACACGAATTAGAGCATTTTGATAAACTATCTAGTACTATTGAAAATGTTGAAGATAAAATGATAGAATCATTGCAATTAACAAATAAGGTTTCACAACATGATAATAATATAATAATTGCGGGAATATCACCTTATCCACCATACGCTATGTGTACTAAAGACGGAGATATGATAGGTATTGATTGTGATATAATAAAAGAAGCTTTTAAAGACACTGATATTAAAGTGCAATTTATGATGTGTACTTGGGATGGTTCTCTTAAACTTCTTAAAAATAATTTAATTGATATGATAACTACAGTATCTTGTAGTAAGGAAAGAGAAAGCTATATGAATTTCTCAAAACCGTATAGAGAAAAATCAAAATATTTATTTTATTCACTGAAAAAATCAGATGTTTCAATTAATTCATATGATGATTTATATAAATATAAAATAGGTGTACAGAATTTCAAATACAACAGTAGGTTTGATACAGACGACAAACTAAATAAAGATAATACTGCTATTGATTTAGATACAATATTTAAAAAGCTATTTAAAGGTCAGATAGATACGATTATTGCTAACGAGTATGCAGCTAATTATTATATTAAGGACAGCGGACTTGGTGAGTATTTAAACGTTCAAAAATACTGTTTTACAGAAAGCAATTTAGATGAAAGAATGGCATTTTGTAAAAAACCTGGTATTGATCAATATGTAAAAATATTTGATGATAATGTTGAAAAAATGGTATTAGATGGAACAATAAAAAAAATAGAGAGTAAGTATCTATAA
- a CDS encoding glycosyltransferase family 2 protein — protein sequence MITISLCMIVKNEELNLANCLNSIKDVVDEIIIVDTGSTDKTKEIAKDFTDKIYDFEWIYDFSAARNFSFSKATCEYIMWLDADDIVLKNDCVKLKDIKENLDTKYNAISMVYDLGFYGDSNEQIQFKRNRLLKRSRNYKWLGFIHEYICVTGNTYESDVHITHTKNHGSSRNLDIYQKKIKEGCKLSIRDTFYYGKELFHNGFHDEAIEVLNNVINSQDSSIEQKFDSIHSVCDIYFYKNMIRNGREILSKAFDLAPLRGETLYRFAFSYQLESRFEIAISWYEIIDSISKPSLLLGGFVYNKYYTWLPHVQLCVCYYAIGNIEKSKYHNDIAFKMNPNNKYSIANNKFFKITKRTV from the coding sequence ATGATAACTATAAGTTTGTGTATGATAGTAAAAAATGAGGAATTAAATCTTGCCAACTGTTTGAATTCAATAAAAGATGTAGTTGATGAAATAATAATTGTAGATACAGGTTCAACGGATAAAACAAAAGAAATAGCAAAAGACTTTACCGATAAAATATATGACTTTGAGTGGATATATGATTTTTCTGCTGCAAGAAATTTTTCTTTCTCAAAAGCGACTTGTGAATATATCATGTGGCTTGACGCAGATGATATAGTTTTAAAAAATGATTGTGTAAAATTAAAAGATATAAAAGAAAATTTAGATACAAAATATAATGCTATATCAATGGTTTATGACCTTGGCTTTTATGGTGATAGTAATGAACAAATTCAATTTAAACGGAACAGACTTTTAAAGCGTAGTAGAAATTATAAATGGTTAGGTTTTATTCACGAATATATATGTGTAACTGGCAATACTTATGAAAGTGACGTTCATATAACTCATACAAAAAATCATGGTAGTAGCAGAAATCTTGATATATATCAAAAGAAAATTAAAGAAGGTTGTAAGTTATCAATTAGAGATACTTTTTATTATGGAAAAGAGTTATTTCATAATGGCTTTCATGATGAAGCAATAGAAGTGCTAAACAATGTAATAAATTCTCAAGATAGTTCTATTGAGCAAAAGTTTGACAGTATTCATAGTGTGTGTGACATTTATTTTTACAAAAATATGATAAGAAATGGAAGAGAAATATTATCAAAAGCATTTGATTTAGCTCCACTACGTGGTGAAACATTGTATAGATTTGCTTTTAGTTACCAGTTGGAGTCAAGATTTGAGATAGCTATAAGCTGGTATGAAATAATTGATAGCATATCTAAACCAAGTCTCTTATTAGGGGGATTTGTTTACAACAAATATTATACGTGGCTTCCACATGTGCAACTTTGCGTTTGTTATTATGCAATAGGAAATATAGAAAAATCAAAATATCATAATGACATAGCATTTAAAATGAATCCTAATAATAAATATTCTATAGCAAACAATAAATTTTTTAAAATAACTAAAAGGACAGTTTGA
- a CDS encoding effector binding domain-containing protein, with amino-acid sequence MKLMTISKVSKGFGVSTRTLRYYEQLGILKSQKKEGYAYRTYDEAAVRRLQQIIVLRKLRIPLKQIDLIFQNDNLAHMVDVFQDNISKLDSEITALSSIRSILQKLTLDLSESIKMRTDFNLLSDKDTMKIVESLSLSKINFKEKNSMEELNKASEELNILKNVRKLYLPPQTVASAHFIGENPEDNAYKILDNFIRSTNLHNIKPDLRIFGFNNPSPQTANDVYGYEFWVTIPADLEVPSPLNKKHFEGGLYGAHSIRMGDFSEWKKLYNWALNNEEYDLDIREPLGMEGSLEEHLNAYYDYLLNKEHISYTQLDLLIPIKPKDK; translated from the coding sequence ATGAAATTAATGACAATTAGTAAAGTATCAAAAGGTTTTGGAGTTTCTACAAGAACACTCAGGTATTATGAGCAATTAGGTATTTTGAAAAGTCAAAAGAAAGAGGGTTATGCATATCGTACATATGATGAAGCTGCTGTAAGACGTCTGCAACAGATTATTGTATTGCGCAAGCTACGTATTCCACTTAAACAGATAGATTTAATATTTCAAAATGATAATTTAGCTCATATGGTGGATGTGTTTCAAGATAACATTTCAAAGCTTGATAGTGAGATTACGGCACTAAGTTCTATTCGTTCAATTCTACAAAAACTGACATTAGATTTATCCGAAAGCATTAAAATGAGAACTGATTTTAATTTATTGAGCGATAAGGATACAATGAAAATTGTTGAATCGTTAAGCCTTTCCAAGATAAATTTTAAGGAGAAAAATTCAATGGAAGAATTAAACAAAGCAAGTGAAGAATTAAATATTTTGAAAAACGTTAGAAAGTTGTATTTACCACCACAAACAGTTGCATCGGCGCATTTTATTGGTGAAAATCCAGAAGACAATGCATATAAGATACTCGACAATTTTATTAGAAGTACAAATTTGCATAACATAAAACCTGATTTAAGGATTTTTGGTTTTAATAATCCTTCACCACAAACTGCAAATGATGTTTATGGATATGAATTTTGGGTTACTATACCAGCAGATTTAGAAGTACCTTCACCACTTAATAAAAAACACTTTGAAGGTGGATTATACGGTGCACACAGTATTAGAATGGGCGATTTTTCTGAGTGGAAAAAATTATATAATTGGGCACTTAATAATGAAGAGTATGATTTGGATATAAGAGAACCATTGGGAATGGAAGGAAGCCTAGAAGAACATTTAAATGCGTATTACGATTATCTATTAAATAAAGAACATATAAGTTATACTCAATTAGACCTATTAATTCCAATTAAACCAAAGGATAAATAA
- a CDS encoding alpha/beta fold hydrolase: protein MKNKFEYKIFGNGFNTLVIELGIGCSWNDWLNVIDELKDDFTIFIYRRLGYGNSCKPQSERTTRNIAMELHSLLVELNINNFIMVGHSFGGLCTIQFAKMYKEMIKAVVLVDSTSFNWKKLYELNNPVMNEAISIDKMAEENFKNGKITIGNEFKYFEASANDIKSIDEFPNVPLTVIARDKDISANAFVKYDMPRDEANRYEDVWRELQIELSNLSTRGKLVIAEGSDHEVYLDKPEVLIRCLTELKDI from the coding sequence TTGAAAAACAAATTTGAATATAAAATTTTTGGTAATGGTTTTAATACCTTGGTCATTGAGCTTGGTATAGGTTGTAGTTGGAATGATTGGTTAAATGTTATTGATGAATTGAAGGATGATTTTACAATATTTATATATCGAAGATTAGGTTATGGGAATAGTTGCAAACCACAATCAGAGAGAACAACTAGAAATATTGCTATGGAGTTGCATAGTTTATTGGTTGAATTAAATATAAATAATTTTATTATGGTAGGGCATTCATTTGGTGGATTATGTACTATACAGTTTGCTAAGATGTATAAAGAGATGATAAAAGCAGTTGTGCTTGTTGATTCAACCTCTTTTAATTGGAAAAAACTTTATGAACTTAATAATCCTGTTATGAATGAAGCTATTTCTATAGATAAGATGGCAGAAGAAAATTTTAAAAATGGAAAAATTACTATTGGTAATGAATTTAAATATTTTGAAGCTAGTGCAAATGATATTAAAAGCATAGATGAGTTTCCTAACGTACCGCTTACAGTTATCGCAAGGGATAAGGATATTTCAGCTAATGCATTTGTAAAATATGATATGCCTCGTGATGAAGCAAATAGATACGAAGACGTATGGAGAGAGCTTCAGATTGAGCTGTCTAATTTATCTACACGAGGCAAGCTAGTTATAGCAGAGGGCAGTGACCACGAGGTATATCTTGATAAACCAGAGGTTTTGATTAGGTGCTTAACGGAGTTAAAGGATATATAG
- a CDS encoding S41 family peptidase, translated as MQDVFALYICDSICVDKGDDNFLNYVYEYAACKYLQDGDKLSALKFIGDINSFDVEKNIETTCNYLNYSFFKYINEKYTINKIVEISKMKNNIEYLNIFNKTLDELRKEWIHYELNNNCSLVDKMNIYGLENGITEEELIQLSYFDKYFNLKKINSVDKINKDEAIYDVNLYFKLLKATYGAYNYLGGDEQFETAYNNIVDALSTKEIVCTNELEEILRENLKFVHDSHFTIGNSRDYNTYYFNEDYNISYEKNNYYMEVDDKKYKILKINNDENIDQYIKPSLNANGQMSYAIYIEGKSKQFFINRDIELDNNNSIKYITIKLNEDVCCFQKPNKIFEYNELEGIPVLTIKSMSNVPLDKSALEWIKSANLIKDKQYAIVDLRGNSGGRGEFCDYWIEELTGQLPVRENSSYIISSKQYIEIIFEILNYPGYRYNKYSFYYPSLYETLDEMINESKDKMEIKEDKKISVEKINTEIYVLYNKSTASAAECLIEALNDVENVTFVGTNSSGALLSNVDGAWYLPNSHISVNMGYNLHVIEDENFKEGEGFEPDIWCNSKDCLERVIKIIQESKDGN; from the coding sequence TTGCAGGATGTATTTGCTCTGTACATATGTGACAGTATATGTGTCGATAAAGGTGATGATAACTTTTTAAACTATGTATATGAATATGCAGCATGCAAATATCTTCAGGATGGTGACAAATTAAGTGCTTTAAAATTTATTGGTGATATCAATAGTTTTGATGTAGAAAAAAATATAGAAACAACCTGCAACTATTTAAATTATAGTTTTTTTAAGTATATAAATGAGAAGTATACTATTAATAAAATAGTAGAAATATCAAAAATGAAGAATAATATTGAATATCTAAATATATTTAATAAAACCTTAGATGAGCTGAGAAAAGAATGGATACACTATGAATTAAATAATAATTGTAGCCTAGTTGATAAAATGAATATTTATGGTTTGGAAAATGGCATTACAGAAGAAGAATTAATACAGCTTTCTTATTTTGATAAATATTTTAATTTAAAAAAAATTAATTCTGTAGACAAAATAAATAAAGATGAAGCTATATACGATGTAAATTTGTATTTTAAGTTACTTAAAGCTACATATGGTGCATACAATTATTTGGGTGGAGATGAGCAATTTGAAACAGCCTACAACAATATTGTTGATGCATTAAGTACAAAAGAAATAGTTTGCACAAATGAATTAGAGGAAATTCTTCGTGAAAATTTAAAATTTGTACATGATTCACATTTTACTATTGGTAATAGTAGAGATTATAATACATATTATTTCAATGAAGACTACAATATTTCTTATGAAAAAAACAATTACTATATGGAAGTTGACGATAAAAAATATAAAATTTTAAAAATCAATAATGACGAAAACATAGACCAATATATAAAACCCTCTTTAAATGCAAATGGTCAAATGAGTTATGCAATTTACATAGAAGGCAAGTCTAAACAATTTTTTATCAATAGAGATATTGAATTAGATAATAATAATTCTATCAAATATATAACAATTAAGCTAAATGAAGATGTTTGTTGTTTTCAAAAACCAAACAAAATATTTGAGTATAATGAACTAGAAGGCATACCTGTATTAACAATAAAAAGCATGAGTAATGTACCTTTAGATAAGTCTGCACTTGAATGGATTAAATCAGCCAATTTAATTAAAGATAAACAGTATGCAATAGTTGATTTAAGAGGTAATAGTGGAGGGAGAGGTGAATTTTGTGATTACTGGATAGAAGAATTGACAGGACAATTGCCAGTAAGAGAAAATAGCAGTTATATAATAAGTAGTAAGCAGTATATAGAAATCATATTTGAAATACTAAATTATCCTGGGTATAGATATAACAAGTATAGTTTTTATTACCCATCTTTATATGAAACTTTAGATGAAATGATTAATGAAAGTAAAGACAAGATGGAGATAAAAGAAGACAAAAAAATATCAGTTGAAAAAATTAATACTGAAATATATGTATTATATAACAAATCGACTGCTTCAGCTGCAGAATGTTTAATAGAAGCATTGAACGATGTAGAAAATGTAACATTTGTTGGTACAAATTCAAGTGGGGCGCTACTTTCCAATGTAGATGGAGCTTGGTATTTACCAAATTCTCATATATCAGTCAATATGGGATATAATTTGCATGTAATAGAGGATGAAAATTTTAAAGAAGGCGAAGGTTTTGAACCGGATATTTGGTGTAATAGTAAAGATTGCTTAGAACGAGTAATAAAAATTATACAAGAAAGCAAAGATGGTAATTAA
- a CDS encoding GNAT family N-acetyltransferase: protein MNIIAETSRISIKMLEESDLELIHKWWNDGRVTKHMGFPNGMKVTKEKLHHRFKEQIEEKNKILNTRIYIIYSKEMKKPIGELQYGEADMDKKKCRLGIKIGELDAQGKGNGKEALICFIQYLFNKLKMQLIEIDSFPENERAYNLYMRIGFKEVEILKKFWTDETNKIHDLVMMELKKGDWKFSEVKIKY from the coding sequence ATGAATATTATAGCCGAAACATCAAGGATATCTATAAAAATGTTGGAAGAAAGTGATTTAGAATTAATACATAAATGGTGGAATGATGGAAGAGTTACTAAACATATGGGATTTCCAAATGGAATGAAAGTAACAAAAGAAAAATTACACCATAGATTCAAAGAACAGATTGAAGAGAAAAATAAAATACTTAATACTAGAATATACATAATTTACTCTAAAGAGATGAAAAAACCTATTGGAGAATTACAATATGGTGAAGCTGATATGGATAAAAAGAAATGTAGGTTAGGTATTAAAATAGGCGAGTTAGATGCTCAGGGTAAAGGAAATGGTAAGGAAGCATTAATCTGTTTTATACAATATTTGTTTAATAAACTGAAAATGCAGTTAATAGAGATTGATTCATTTCCTGAAAATGAAAGAGCATATAATTTATATATGAGAATAGGTTTCAAAGAAGTAGAGATATTAAAGAAGTTTTGGACTGATGAAACAAATAAAATACATGATTTAGTAATGATGGAACTAAAAAAAGGTGATTGGAAATTTAGTGAAGTAAAAATTAAATATTAA
- a CDS encoding IS110 family transposase yields the protein MFNFNNRNYISVGIDVGSTFSFMSIVDNNGNIILKPFKILHNSIDSLERAISAIKKAEESHSMKSHIFLESTGIYHFPLFCFLNESGFEAHIINPLITHSIKNSGIRKVKNDKLDSIGIARLGLSNNLKTSVMPVKLVLELRSLVRKHYDIMDQRSAHINKLKADLHTVFPQYLNIFSDVCGVTSRMILKNYCTPDKILRAHKSSLIEKISKSSRKGISKATQCYEKLSNAANAAKTFGCNIDSVYFNISLTIDLIEYLDTVIESILNQINLLVDKHKSEKFINQIHLLDSISGVGFLSAVTIMCEIGDFSAFKNPKQLFAYFGMDPEVNQSGKFNATEMHMSKRGSRIARRVVFAIALSNIRSTSNGKAINPYLQAYYRKKTESKPKKVAIGAVMHKICNIIFAVLRDEKSFELRSPETHISNYKQSLQLLAA from the coding sequence ATGTTTAATTTTAATAATCGTAACTATATCTCCGTTGGTATTGATGTTGGTTCAACTTTTAGTTTTATGTCTATTGTTGATAACAACGGAAACATTATTTTGAAACCTTTTAAAATACTACATAACAGTATAGATTCTCTTGAACGTGCTATTTCTGCAATAAAAAAAGCAGAAGAGTCACATTCCATGAAATCACACATTTTCCTGGAATCTACCGGAATCTATCACTTTCCGCTCTTCTGCTTCCTGAATGAATCAGGATTTGAGGCCCATATTATTAACCCTCTCATCACTCATTCTATCAAAAATTCAGGAATAAGGAAAGTAAAAAATGATAAATTAGATTCTATTGGCATCGCTAGACTTGGTTTATCTAACAATTTAAAAACCTCTGTTATGCCTGTTAAGCTTGTTTTAGAGCTTCGTAGCTTAGTTCGTAAACATTATGACATTATGGATCAACGCTCAGCTCATATTAATAAACTAAAAGCGGATTTACATACTGTTTTTCCTCAATACCTTAATATTTTCTCAGATGTTTGTGGTGTTACATCTCGCATGATTTTAAAGAATTATTGTACTCCTGATAAAATATTAAGAGCGCATAAATCATCTTTGATTGAAAAAATATCTAAATCTTCTAGAAAAGGTATTTCAAAAGCTACTCAATGCTACGAAAAACTTTCTAACGCAGCAAATGCAGCCAAAACCTTTGGTTGTAATATTGATAGTGTGTATTTCAATATTTCTTTAACTATTGACTTAATCGAATATTTAGATACTGTTATTGAATCTATTTTAAATCAAATAAATTTGCTTGTTGATAAGCATAAATCCGAAAAGTTTATTAATCAAATTCATTTGCTAGATTCAATTTCTGGTGTTGGTTTTTTATCTGCTGTTACCATAATGTGTGAAATTGGTGATTTTAGTGCTTTTAAGAACCCTAAACAGCTGTTTGCTTATTTTGGTATGGATCCTGAAGTTAACCAATCAGGCAAATTCAATGCTACTGAAATGCATATGTCTAAGCGTGGTTCACGTATCGCTAGACGTGTTGTTTTTGCTATTGCTTTGTCTAATATACGTTCTACAAGTAATGGTAAAGCTATTAATCCCTATTTACAAGCTTATTACCGAAAGAAAACTGAATCTAAACCTAAAAAGGTTGCTATTGGTGCTGTTATGCACAAAATCTGTAATATCATTTTTGCAGTGCTACGTGATGAAAAATCTTTTGAACTCCGTTCTCCAGAAACTCATATTAGTAACTACAAACAATCATTACAGCTACTTGCTGCATAA